TCGATGACGGCGCGTTCGTTCTGCTCGAAGGCCATCTCGCGCGGCTCAGCGCGAGCGCCGAGCATTTCGGCTTTCCCTGCGAGCGAGCGCGCGTGCTGCGGCATCTCGAGGCGCTCGCCGCCGCACACCCGGTGGGACGGTGGCGGGTGCGGCTGCTGCTCGATCGTCAGGGGCGGTTGCAAAGCGAGGCGTTTCCCTTGGCGCCGACGCCGCAAGAGGCGACGGTCGTGCTCGCCAGCCGGCCGATCGTCGCCGAGCCCGAGTTCCTCTGTCACAAGACCACCGAGCGTTCCGCCTATGCGCCCTTCAGCCCGCCGCCGGGCGTGTTCGATACGCTGCTGTGGAATGCACGGGGCGAGATCACCGAATTCACCCGCGGCAATGTCGTCGTCGAACTGGATGGCGAGCGTTTGACGCCCCCCGTCGCAGCCGGCCTGTTGCCCGGTGTGCTGCGCGCCGAGCTGCTGGCGCGCGGCGAGATCGTTGAACGGCGCCTGCGCATCGCAGACCTCGCGCGCGCCGATGCGCTGTGGTTCATCAACAGCGTGCGCGGCTGGGTGAGGGTGAAGCTGATCGCATGCGGCTGACCAGATTCACAGCGACGATTTGTCGCGCAGCTTCGGCGCCAAAATTGATTACGATCATTGTCATGTTTGACAAAACCGAAACCAGCCCGGAAAAAAATCCGCTCACGCAAAGAGCGCACAGAGGGCACGATGCCGCTCGTGGGATTCTCATCGTCGATGACAACCAGGACTTTTGCAGCGTCATGGCGCGGGCCTTGCGTCGTCGTGGCCTTTGCGTACACGTCGCGCATGACGAAGCCAGCGCCCTGTCAACGGTGCAGGAGGAACCTGCGATCGATCGTGTCGTGCTCGATCTGAATCTCGGTCGGCCGATCTCTGGCCTGCATCTTCTGACGCGATTGCGCGCGGCCCATCCGCACTTGCGCATCGTATTGCTCACGGCCTATGCCAGCCTCGCGACGGCGACCGAGGCGATCCGCTGCGGTGCGGTGCATTATCTGGCCAAGCCGGCCTCGGTCGATGAAGTGCTCGCCGCATTTTCCAGAGAGGTTGCGGACGCAACGGTTCAGGTGGCGAAGGATGTGTTGAGCTGCCCCCAGCTCGAATGGGAAAGACTTTGCTGGGCGCTCGTTCGTCACGACGGCAATATCTCCGCCACCGCCCGTTTCCTAGGGCTCGAGCGGCGCAGCCTGCAGCGCAAACTCAAAAAGCACGCCCGCCGCTGAATGCGACGCGTTGCCGCGCGGTTCCCTGTCGCGCGTCATCAAACCGCATTGTGGCCTGCAGACGACCCGATTAGCATGCGCGGCCTGAATCAAGGTCTGCATGACGATGAAGCCGCTTTTTTCCTCTCCCTTGGCCCGCCACATCCTTGCCGCCCTGCTGATCAAGGCAATCGCACTCGTCGGCCTGTGGAGCGCCTTCGTTCTCCCGCAGAAAAAGAAGATCGACGGTGATGGCATGGCGCAACGCCTCGTCACCTCCCCCATTTCCCAATCAAGCAAGGAGGATAGCAACGATGATCGATCCCACCGCCGTTGACCTCGCGCGGTTGCAATTCGCTGCCACTGCGATGTACCACTTCCTGTTCGTGCCCCTCACCCTGGGCCTCTCCTGGCTTTTGGTGATCATGGAGTCTGCCTACGTGCTTTCCGGCAAGGAAATCTGGCGCGACATGACGAAGTTTTGGGGCAAGCTCTTCGGCATCAACTTTGCGCTGGGGGTGTCCACGGGCCTGACGATGGAATTCCAGTTCGGCACCAACTGGGCCTATTACTCGCACTACGTCGGTGACATCTTCGGCGCGCCGCTGGCGATCGAGGGTTTGGCCGCCTTCTTCCTCGAATCGACCATGCTCGGCCTCTTCTTCTTCGGCTGGCAGCGACTCTCAAAGGTCGGCCATCTCATGGTCACGATGTTGATGGCGCTCGGCACCAATCTGTCGGCCGTGCTGATCCTGATCGCCAATGGCTGGATGCAAGAGCCGGTGGGTGCCACCTTCAATCCGGTGACGATGCGCATGGAGCTCAACGATTTCTGGGCGATCGTCTTCAACCCGGCCGCCCAGGCGAAGTTCGTCCATACCGTCTCGGCCGGTTATGTCACCGGCGCGGTTTTCGTGCTGGCAATTTCCTCATGGTATCTGCTCAAAGGGCG
This DNA window, taken from Nitrospirota bacterium, encodes the following:
- the cydP gene encoding cytochrome oxidase putative small subunit CydP, which gives rise to MTMKPLFSSPLARHILAALLIKAIALVGLWSAFVLPQKKKIDGDGMAQRLVTSPISQSSKEDSNDDRSHRR
- a CDS encoding aminotransferase class IV — translated: GIGSGIVSDSQAEAEYAEWLAKRRFLLRATAGFALLETLALDDGAFVLLEGHLARLSASAEHFGFPCERARVLRHLEALAAAHPVGRWRVRLLLDRQGRLQSEAFPLAPTPQEATVVLASRPIVAEPEFLCHKTTERSAYAPFSPPPGVFDTLLWNARGEITEFTRGNVVVELDGERLTPPVAAGLLPGVLRAELLARGEIVERRLRIADLARADALWFINSVRGWVRVKLIACG
- a CDS encoding response regulator — its product is MFDKTETSPEKNPLTQRAHRGHDAARGILIVDDNQDFCSVMARALRRRGLCVHVAHDEASALSTVQEEPAIDRVVLDLNLGRPISGLHLLTRLRAAHPHLRIVLLTAYASLATATEAIRCGAVHYLAKPASVDEVLAAFSREVADATVQVAKDVLSCPQLEWERLCWALVRHDGNISATARFLGLERRSLQRKLKKHARR